The Aedes aegypti strain LVP_AGWG chromosome 1, AaegL5.0 Primary Assembly, whole genome shotgun sequence sequence ACGACGGCCTTCGCTCCAGTGATGTCACATACacaaatttatctgtaatttcacagattttttattgtttttgcctacagatatctgtgatcacagatcacagatttttgaggtaaaaaagatttttaagatttttggtTGCTATACGAGTTATGATCATGGgcttaaaaaatataaagaagaaatgtcaataatctttttattttttttctcaaaaatttcagtattttacatttttataaacaattatGAATCTCTTACTTTAGTCGAATAAGTTCACATTAATTTTTTTGACATGCTAAGAACAGCCATAACACGTTTGAAATGGTCTTATTGatctaaaaaattaaaattatggattTTTGCGAATCACAGATTTTTATCAAGATTTTTAGGGCtgacttaagataaaaaagatttttgcaaccgaaaacacagatgagaatcggaaaaaatgtggcaacactgcttcgCTCCCCGAGTCAGTCTTTCATTGAAACGCAGAGTCATTGGTTGTGCTTTAGCATGCCGTGTGATTTGCTAGGTCTCTTGGCTAGTTTCCACACATACGAATGTGCAAATCAACAAAGTAGCTGGTGCGAATGTGGGAAAATGAACACAAATACAACGCATTGCaatgatgccacatacacagatttatccgtaattacacagattttttcctgttcttgcctacagatatctgtgatcacagatcacagattttttagattaaaaagatttttaaaattaaaggaTATTTCACTAGTTTAGGACACGGTTTTGGAATATAAAAATCAGAAATGTCATTTctctatttattttttcttaaaaacccaaatattttaataatttagaaACTACTACGTACCTTTTACTtacttttaaaagaataattacAAATTAGAAATCGTTGACATGCCAAAAACAGTCATAATACGTTTGCAAAAATTCTTTTAAccctaaaaaataaaaattttagatatttttgcgTCACAGATTTTggccaagatttttggaggttacgactgacgccgctaaccgctcggccacgaagccctgAATGGGTTTTGTACTGTTTTCTCTCGTACGAAGAAATAAACATCCGATAAATATACGTGTGTGAGTGGAATTTGATTCAGGAGTATAAATTATGCTCCCGATAAGAAGGCACAGCTCAAGCAGTCAATCTAAATAGTGAAAAAATAGGACGTCATCCCTCTGGAAATTACtggagcacagtggtgacacgatttttccggttttcggggttttgcatttttgctcgataaagggagcatgaaattgaacttgtttatatcgAGAGgaattcgcgataagggcctatctgacaaatcaatgataatgagaaaataaccaatgaaattttcatgtgcaatttttaatcccaattggagaaaatatactcaaactttaaccttttcactttaatacacatttcataaacttAGTTTCAAAATCCttatcaataccacacacatctcctacaatttccctagctatttcgtaataaaaaaatattataaggtttcgccttaaacgcactcaagaatgccagtatcgcccaatgttatgagcctgtaatcgatattattttcagtggtgcctattacttttgcgccgtgtttacattctggtttcaattaagcccgccatgtacgccttgtttattttttgtttgcagtgtcgccgtttactctcgccgtgttttgatttcgatttcagatgcgcccatcactttgataaacaaaaacacaggcgtaatcaatacagtgtgtggttttgcatgaggtgaagtttcgtcttctacaaatttgctttttgaatagttaaattatcgataggggaaaagttcaagtgcagtgaatagacaatcaagctacaatttgatcgctatagtttcttaaattgtgtaaattttgtcagtttcgcctaattCGCGAATCATTCTagatatgtatcgcaacggaaagattgtgctcttgctattagcgcttatagatttcaattagttgaaaacgtaAGCggaatattagcgattgaattatttaacattattttcaatcattcacctcgagatggctgcctgAAAACGATCacagtggagagacaaaaacattcaagcagtgtgtgaaccgttggcagcgcaacgcctgatgcaattgatgctgctgctgctctatgttttggttgactggcagaatcgatgaactgtggtaaatagtggtcacagttcccaagcctagTTCAGCCAATTCGCTTGCAATGGCAAAACCCTTTGTCAACCATGACTGCATCTTTTTCTTGGAATAGAGAAACTATACCAAAAGCATTGAAAATGAATTTGTCTGACGCTTTTCCTCCGTATCCTGGACTAATGTAGCTAAAACATCCTCCTGGAGTCACCGCAActaaatattttgctgtttcttTTCTTTCATAGTGAGAATATGTCAATATTCTGCAATGCAGGCACAATGCGCGCTGAATAGGAACTTCGGTACAGCcaaggtgtgtgcattttactctgtagccagagtaaggtgCTATCACTTGGTGAAAGTGGTTAGGAGGCCATCTTAGacttgctggccgttttgtttacaaacattactgcctggcctagatgatgctgaaactgagactaatgtcgaattcgtttttgaacctaggttggaactggcgcaacccgttctgagtTACAGTTTCAACcctaacccgattcaggttcgaccgaactacaatttacttgacgttggtttgtttatgtgttgatcaccgacccagttcctaaaaacgaaaacgacataactgtgctgccatcagtttcgacaaaattgtcaaaaaagaaaaaagagaGTAGAGCACACAAGGAGCAGGGGCGACGAGATtagaataattcttgacaacactgtttctccaaccaatcagaaGTCAATCTCACTACTACCAgtctcagatgtttgtaaacaaaacagccagcccttcctcacctaccctgtctggttttctccacaaggTGAGCATAATGGGACACCTCAGAGAAATGAATCCGCCTTGGGTGCAGCCGAGCACAGCTCTAAAATTCCTATATTTAGCGAAATAATAAGGTAGATCATTTGCAAAAAGTTCGGTGTTTGGTCAGGGAACCGCAATTCGCATTGCATCTGCAAGAATTGGAATCGTATCGATAAAATAATGAGACGCAGTTTTCGGTCTGATATCAAACATTGACGATATGCAGCGAAAAGACAAATTCATTTGCAATTTTATGAATACGAGCATCACAAGATTTCTCAAAGATATATCCCACTTTGAGAATTACGATGATTCGGGTCTCATTTACAAGGCCTTAGTTATTATCAATTACTCTAAAATGTTTGAGTCCCGTCCATGCCGTAAGTTGTACTTCCGTTTTAATATCGACAATTTTCGAATCGAATTTTCTTTTTGAATAAATTGTCCATATCCTCCGTATTTACTTGTACCGATGTATCCTTCTTCAGAGCCTATCTTGTGTTTGAAACCGAGTCCTCTTCATGTGTCACGTCCTGAGATGTATGGGAAATCGTAGGTTCCGCCAACAAAGTGAGATTTGCCTGCAAAATGTGGTCCTGCTGATCCATCATACAATTATTTTCCTAGATTTCAACACCCTGCTTAGTTAATTTTGGGACGACGCCGTTTTTGAGTATCAATTTTCGTTGATCAGATGATTctgtaatataaaaatataatcatTTATAGTTTCCAAAGCTAATGCAGAAACTCAATGCATTAACATACAGACTAAATGGAACTCTGATATATCAAAATAATCACTACATACTTTGGCAAATGATGACGGTTTTGATTTGAGCCGCAGTGCACGACACCACTCCTGATATAGCGATTGATTTGTTTCACTGTTTGGAAACTTATGAAGTGAAATTCTTCCCGGGGATTTTCTCTTCGAACAAGTCGAAACCACAGATTTCACGAAGGATtctgttttgaaattttcactcaTGATTACAGTTGAAATATGCTAAAATACTGCGGATTATGCGTTGTTGCAACCAGGTCACTGCAATTCGTCTAAAGAAAAAACTGTTTCATAGCATTTAATTAATTACGGCTGAAAATAAACATCACTCGAAAATCACACACGTATGACGCGCAACTATTTAactacagcggggattcgctggttggaacacgactgccttccatctagcaaatccgacccgttagttggaacgactgacagctgatGAAAATGTTccacactaacgcatctggagcgcaaatcgtcacgaaacgcacatatacaaaCGCATTTGTTCTgcatatggagacttcaatgcgacggtactcagatgtcaaagtcagtttgacattttctgttgatatttgagtgctttttagttggaatattttccaaccagcgaacatccaaccagcgtagcggacccccaacgagcgaatccccactgtatttCGTGGAAATCAGCAGAAAAAGACTCTACAAAGTTTGTTCTTAACCTCACTTTGTATAATATACGACTTCAAGTAAaaatagagttctgtttgatccttcgaccttgacgcttgctcctgggcagtgcgtcaagaaagcccgaacagtttttttttattctttttgggtcgcgagcttattttttttcctgagtgcttttttatagccgagcaaacgagtgaagccgaaagtggattgtggctgctcagtcaaggataacggatcaattggtgagctcgtttcatgctactattcctaatctataaaatatgtatgactgcacattcaatcgttacaatggtgggatgtaaatatgatttttcaacaaactatggatggttcgtcactgtgagtgtcgacacaaactctgattcatgatttatttatgtttaacattttttttcagaacacctcttatatacctttatttttgtaattaaaaaaactttgaatggttcgacactacaagtgtagacttgcgaaaggttccctttattcaacaaactttggatggttcgccactgtaagtgtcggcataagaataagcgtgttctatgatgtcccaaccaatcgagttttttgtttcttttcaaatgagtaaaatataataacacatgctttcgtcctgacagctgtaggaatgttacatttaggtatttgttcaacaaactttgaatggttcgtcacctcaagtgtcggtataattttcctctacatagaaattgttcatatcaaatgaaaatattatatttacgtataagcatgtatatatctcacaaatcattgtttaccatggtctaatcgcttatcaaagtgaatcctatgacccaacgatcctccccattaacaaacatccctcccagtaacctttgtggagatgcagaggcaaacacggtctccaaaaagcaaaggttacacactaacattccttcccccaatcccacctgactgcaaggacgtggccggcgccgttattgaccctgtataaatagaggcactgaattatgcacactgaagaagattatggccaatcccagccgaacttctagttgattctttgtgcattttcactgacttcggtcaatgacggaatagcaaccattgatatgtgtagtcagtctaagctaagctaagctaagctatacgacttcaagtaaaaatattttcgaaaaggagTGAATTCAAACCAGCTATTTATGCacagtttttgtttacgttttctCCTTTTTTTCGAAACTTTCACAGTGGCGACGTTGTACGATAGCTCTCAATTGTGATCACTCCGCGTcagtacactcagaaacacgcgTAGTCACAGAactactaaattttagtaatttataactattttctatctgcttctctttcattctgcagggaattttattcctaattgtcgattcgcctgggttgaagcatcgctaaatGACAGTTAGTTTGAAAATTCaccacagcagaatgaaagagagactGATAAAAAAGTGTAAGTCTACGAAGTTGATCGGTAGTATCAAGCGGTTCGTAACCGCTGCCATTATACGAAGAGATGAGTTTGTCGGATAATGTTAAAGCGAATAGACGCAGATTTTGCAAGTTAAAAATTTTATGGGCCAGCGTTTCTTTGGATTCGGCGGATACCGGTCAAAACCGCATAGCGTCAAGACAACTATTTCTACTACtactttatttatatttttgtagtACTTTGATGATATTGTTTATGTTTATATTTGTGAACATAATAAGGTGTTTGCCCTAATAAGTTGGCTTAtcctacgagtggcgtgaggtgacaaatGTCaatgtcgtatagcgaggtgacattTCTGGACtcaagtgaagtgactcgccatgTAAAtgaaatggagagtcacttcactcgagtcgagaaaaaaatttgaataacgGGATGTAATCAATCAATGAACATCTTTTTGTATGATTctggtgtattttttttttgcggaataccgctatttttcaggaattgaaTGTCGCAGTACATTCTGCGCTCAATTATTTTAAGCTATGAGGATCTTTGTTTAAAGGACACAACTTTTCCCTTATGTTAAACTTATGATAACatattaaactttttaaatattcgaatatgttgcgtttattttcaaatataccaCTTACGCAATTTCGATTTTTCGAAACCACTTGGTGTAGAAGctttaattcaaaaacatgTCAATAATATAATACTCTTATATTCAGTTCAGAATTATTGAAAAGGGTTAGTTTCCAGAGTTAGTATTCGACAATTTTGTATATCTGATATTAAGACGCACAACAATGATAATTGCTAAAAATTAGGAACCATGATCGCCGCTGCTCGACACAGCCTGTaagaagagagaaaaaaaaggaaaatgagTTTACATTTTCTATTTCTTATATTGGTTAAGTAATTTGATCATCAACATAAAAACATCATCCCACACGTACCTGCGCGACATCCTTGACCAAATTCCCAACATCGGCTACAGCCTGCACTCCACTGATGATAGTATCGGCTTTTTCCCACCTATGACGCTTCCCAGCTTTCCTGACAAGTCCGTCATCAGCCTGGCCATCGCTAGGATCATCGCCGGGCGGAGAGAAGCCGGAAGACGACCCTTGACCCGATCCACATCCGCAAGAACAACACATCATCGGACAGCACTGAGGAAAACTCTCCGAAAGATGGATTTTAACCGCAATGCAAAGCATAAGGAAGATGAGCGGGAGGTTCTTCATAGCTGTTGCGGTCTGGCTGATGGTGAGAGACTGATTGGAAGGGTTATGTGATTAGCAACTAAATAGCTCTAATTAAAAGAGGTCTGGTCTTAAGTACTGGTAGTAATTAATAGTCGCAAATGTTCATTAGAACAAACGGTTGCAGAAAATTAAATGTTACGTTTAGCTTATGTATATTTTGTGGAATTGATGTGTGAACTAAAGgttatttttcatttcatttatttggtacAATTCatcatgaataaaaaatacatgaaaaaaaaatatctgtaatGATGTTTTGAACGGTTGTATCGCCGGATAAGCTGCCGTTTGTATCTAAACTTCCTTGTTGTATTCGGTTCGTGTAAATGtattttctgttcaaaaattGAAGTTAAAGAGACGATCTCTAAATTAGTGCTATTTGTGAATAAGTTTCTAACGGCTACCACGAGAATTCCAAAAAAACAGATTGCATTTCGCAGTTTTTCCTATTGATCTGCTTTGTTCGGAGCCGTCTTTGACGGCAGCAAAGGGGAGGTTGAGGGGAGAAATGACATCTGTGATTTGTACTTTGTGCGCTCAGAACAGCACTGCTGAAAATGATCGGATCTATTGTTTCGGAGGATGCGAGCAAATCCTACACATACGTTGTGCTGAAATCAGTTCTGCGGCCGCTAACGCTATGCGTAGCAATAATGCGTTGAAGTATTTGTGCTTTGACTGTTGGAAAAAACAGACATCTCTGAACGACATTTGGTTGCTTTGCACTCAGCCTGTATCCAGACTTGATGATGTGTACGACCGAGTAAACAAGTATGATGCTACTCTCAAAAGTATGTTAGATGCCCACTCGAAGAGCATTGAATCTGCTATTATCTCTCGAGTTTTATCGGAAATCAACAATAAAAACGTACCATCTGTGAGcagtaggggaattcggggtaaaaccgacaccttaagcttattgataaaatttgtgtactttcgcttgttaaacgaatctaaaattgttgtagaatcaaatattgattataaatctatcaatccttttgatcgctggatgatatattaaggttatatagtgatttaaatcaaattgatatttcatcatttttaggtgagaTAATTGAGAATgagggtaagatcgacaccctgttgggatAAAACCGACACATCTACTTTGAGTAGTATTTATACGTTGTGAATATCACCATCACATTGCATATTtaaaagaatgctttaaacataactttcgacatttatgaccccttcctctaaaggattattcacatattacgtaaattattgcggagaggccaaagatccactaaatatatgtgaaaatttcaaatgtcccatGCTAAGATTATAATGTTGGGGTGAAAAtacatggatattattaatttgtgttTATGGAATGCTTACGAAGATTAAGTTGTAGCGAATGATTGGTTGTGAAAATAAAGagtgttttattttaacaaaacagaaaagtgtaattatgtttagataataaaaactgtcgaacctcatggtttgtaaataaacaataagatgaatttatgtgaaaatatttcaaattcttcaattgttaaatgagaaaaatttcttcaagcttcatcaaataccgtaaaacggggtaactttgataatgcgggtaactttgatagtgcgagacaccctacatactaaacgaaataacgaagtttctgtcaattagttaagaaaaacaaatgcaaaagtaaa is a genomic window containing:
- the LOC110674641 gene encoding uncharacterized protein LOC110674641, which gives rise to MKNLPLIFLMLCIAVKIHLSESFPQCCPMMCCSCGCGSGQGSSSGFSPPGDDPSDGQADDGLVRKAGKRHRWEKADTIISGVQAVADVGNLVKDVAQAVSSSGDHGS